The nucleotide window ttgttctatccctacagaaagatgatggattcggacccatcacacaccaggtataatcagcaacaacaaactctcctcaagatcaaagtgaactaggtttgatctgaggacaatatggtagacttgctcactaagtcattgcctaaattccactttcgagaaacatgttggtagcatcgtttgcggaagttatccaaactccaatgaccgtagtcgtcagggggagatgtagacatcagggggaggtgtctacatgtatggtctcgaaacgtgaagggtgcgttgtgctctttttccccttcgacagaggttatttttatcccactggttttttgttactcggcaaggtttttgatgaggtaacgagagaagcaccacatttgggcgacacaagaatgagtgttcaagtaaatccagaatatgtgtctggcccaaactagaggttacttgctctagttgaaatagagtttatattagagatattctcggagaatcttaggagatatccaatcaatgtacgattatgtttcatgtacaactctatctctatgtttataatcctctatataaagaggcccctattatcaatgaaaatacaactcaattctcttccaattcagttttccgTAAACACATactaggttttattttctttctattaattaccaagaaacaatatgaatgatcataagaattttgtaatgcataatttctaatcaagcttgtcatgaactcatgacaaagatttcaacttgaatttataacaatattaaTAGCTATTAAACATATTCCAATTATAGTTCATTTTCTAATATGAATGTCTTTTCAGTCATTTCATTCACCCATATAATATGATTTtaaatgtaaaaaaattagaatgtgtattaagtatttagggatgtgttaataaaatttctcttatgtagctagggtttaaacgttatatttgaatttattattttgtgtttgttttttctcctatatttagattgtagatgataattaatggttGCTACTAACATGGTATTTTTTCTTACCTCATAACTTAGAGATACgtatttttcaaattcaatttattaatgctatttttttggatgaaattaatcaatatttggaaagaaaagttaatgcctATTTTTTGACACCTAATTTAATATATtaatgctatttggaaagaaaaattataagaaagaatttaattagatGTAGATaaatattggtcaaagaatttgtagacatatctcttaaattaatacataattaatagctggtctttttttttccgtcacttaattaaattcattaatgtgaTTGATTcacccctaacatctaaaatgaaatataaaaggataaagttggtgttgcaatagtatgatgtgacaagatatattatgtggaattgaaaataaaatttgtgtTTGCTTATATGGCATGACAcataggatttgaggccacaaatcttaggcctcattagAGCATGTCCACCGGTTTCTCCTTGACCGGCCTCCACCTCATCAATCCTAGGTAGTGACCATGAATTGGGAAAAAGAAGCTTCCACCGGTAAAGTTTTAACCAGCCAAAGTTTGGATTTTCATGATTGAGGCCAAGAAAAAAGGCAAAGCCTTGACATAATTCTTGACCCATGGAGACCGGCTGCCAGCTCGGCCAGCTCCATATTGTGGCTGACGTCAGCAAGGCCTCGACGGAAACTAAGCCAGGAGTGCCAGTGCCGAAGAGCCGCGACGGAGCCGAGGAGTACCCAGAAACCAAATCATCAAAACTTGATCGATTTCCAAAAATGAGAATATTAGTATGTAGAGGGTGTTGAGAGGATTAAATTTCCTACCTCATGCAGTTAAATCAAACGCCGTAGTCGCAGAAAAATTGTCGCGAACAGCCAGAAAAACTTCATGCTTCTCGAGCCTCGTATAGTTGTTGTGGTCACCGATTGGATAATCTATCGCCAGGAGGACGTCGGAACTGAGGAGAGGGATTGGACGCAGGTGGTCCGCAGCCGGGAGATGGCCGGACGGTGATGTGCCGGTCGGATTCTCTTTCCGGGTTTCTGATCAGTTGTGCTCGCGGGTCAGAAGCCCAGAAGAAGCTTCTGTGGTCTGCCATGTTTGACCGGATCTGATCCAATAGATGGCCTCCAATAATTGAATTTGGATGGCTACGATGAAGTCTATGGGTATTTCAATGGCCCAAATCGCATAGCAcaaatttctcatttttcttttaataatttCTAAAATCCCgtaattttgaaaaattattataaatagctcgggtatccGAAAAATTCCCCAAAAATTCCGACGAACTCCTTGTAtcatgtactttattatccaactcttaAATCACAGATTTCACTTgtgaaaatttcaaaaaatattcTCAAGCATCTTTTATAATTATAGAGatagtaaataaataatttaacgAACGATCTCAATTAAGCTCGATGAATTCTGGGACTCACAAAGAGTATGCAAATGTGatctatttacatcaaatatatttcaattttacaataaacaaattttaaaaaaaaaatcaatgaacattAACCTGGTCAAGAAACAGAACAGGTGGAAACTCATGTCCAATGACAGTGAACATTTTCTTGACCGCTCGACCTAgtgacttttcgaccttgacgTTTACCCccaacgggtggacttgctcttaagGTCCTATATCATTACCCTAAATAATATACTTATATTAGGCTGAAATCCAGCTCAGCTAACAAATTTATGTGTAATAAGTATATGATGAAATTCAAATTCTCAAAATATTCCTCTTTGAATGTATGAGTGATGTTTGATAGCAAATCTTCAATTTGTTACTATACATGCTagtatgcattttttttttttttttaaaaatgggAAACATAAACAGGTCTGTGAATATATGGCATCttctcaaattttttcttttcttggttcATTTTTCCCCTTTGTTTTGCTTCAACCCTTCCCATGTTGTGGTATAAATACATGCATTCTGAAGTTTCTCCATAGCATTATTCTTGTAACCAAGAAAAAACAAGCTGTTAGCAGTTTCTCTTGAGCAATACAGATGGCTAAACTAGGAGCTGTTTCAATGGTTCTCTTGGTGCTTCTCATGTTGTGCATCGGTTCGTTTCTAGCTAactatctgtgtgtgtgttgaGATTACATGGTGTTTAAATAACCAACTTGTTGTGTACGTATATAGTTTTCCTCAACTCTAAACTTGTTTTGGTCTTCCAAGTTTTGTAAACTAATGAAATGCACCAATGTAATATCTACAAACTCGGTAAACGCACTTCATCTTCTTATACAACAGTCTTTCTTACTCacaatctaatccaaaagaaataATCAGTACTCTATCTTTACCTATTTATACAtgtacatatatgtgtgtgtattataGTTTTGCAAATAGTTATTAGATATTGGAATTTTCGTTTGGACATTCGATTTTGTGGTAGTGCACGAtgcattttaatttttgttattcTTGGATTTGTATAAAAAAGAATGGTATTGATTATCTAGATTTGACAAATACTCCAAACTTCACCAAATAGAATAAAGCTTTTAGGCAAGACTTTATGGTCATATAATGATGATGAATTAATACTTTATGATTCAGATTTCCAAGCAACAACAGCTCAATCGAAATGCTGCAAAGACCATCCTGAACTTGGAGAATGTACTCCCGGCATAAATGATAGGCATGGCTCGGAAACTTTACCAGATGGTAACTGTTGGACATATTGCATAAATGCTTTGTGCAATGCAGGTAAATGCAGTAATCAGCATAAGTGCCATTGTGCCTGCTGATTGGCTATGTCATATTCTATTGCTATTGTTCGTTGATCCTATCTACTATTGTATTCCGAATACTATCAGTTGCCAACACATATCATTTAATAAGTAGCTAAATAAAATATCCGTTGTATCCGAACATTTTGTATGTATCTAAATTCCATTCATGGGATCAAATACACAAGTTATTGAATAACAGAGAAGAATAAAGAGAGAATTATGAGATAAGTCTTTTGCATATCAATGATGCTTTACACTGATGGCACTCTATAtatagagaatttttttttcttccagttTTCAAGGTGAGAAACCATAAGAAATTTAATCCCAACAATATTTCAGAGAAACATTAATGTTGTAATTTATTCATTTATGGATgacaataaataattttatgtaTGTTAATTTGTGGATGACAATTAAataagagaaattttattaacacaTCCCTAAATACTTAATACACTTGAAATTTTTCCACATTTAAAATCAGATTATATGGGTATATGAAATGACTAAAACGACATCTATATTAGAAAAAGGAACTATAgttattttttttagggaagcGGAGTCAAGCTCCATTCAATATAAGAAACGACGTCACAGCGTCAAGCTAGAGAGACTCGAAAATCTCTCATAATACAAATTGAAGAATAGATCAAGTCTGCACAAAGCAAAAGTGCCTAAACTAAAAAGTTCAAACACATTACAAACTGCACAAAGCAGTGAAATTATTACTagctaacaaaacaaaaagcctAAAGGAACGACcgaaaagaaaagcaaacaaaataaacttCCCTAAATCTACCTAGTCTAAAAATGGAACCACTGTCTTGAGCATCTTAACGCCTAAGACCTCCAATGGTGTACGTTGCAACAAATCAACACAACCACAGTACCAATCAAAGACCGACATAGGATTAAGAAAGGGACATGCCTCCTCCCATAGACCCCACCCAACCCAAAactgaaagagaagaaaaaggagagagaTGGGCTAACCATTCTAGGCCACAAAACTGCAGCCCAGACAAGTTGGAGGCCCAATGGCCCAGAACCCATCTCCTCCCTCTGTTCCCTTCAGATCGAATAGACCGGAGCTGCTAGAAGGACGCGCCCCATCAATCCTCTGGTGGGCGGGTGCACTCCTCCACCATTGCCTTGGACTATGGTAGAAACTCCGGGACCTCGGCTTAGAAGCAAATCAGACCGCTGCCCCAAACCCTcgcactacctatgtacgaagtcatgggttcgagtcaccatgggggcaggagtgaaaccctttgatcctctttaaaaaaaagtaaaaagaaaaaaaaaaaaaaaaacagaccgCTGCCCCAAAGCCTCGCAGGGAGTCGCCACTCGACCAGGCCGCCGCGATGCCCTAATCCGGGTACCACCACCGCCCTCAATCACAACAACCGCTACTGCTGTCTCTGTGGATCACCACCGTGGTGAAATTCGAAACGAAAACTAGGACAATCGCGATCCAGACGAGACTTCCGACCTACGCCACCGCTGTACCATCGTCGCACACCACTTTGAGAGCGCACCGCAGCCTGGCTTGGTCCGGGGAGAGAAGCTACACCACCGCCAGCAacacgaaaccctaggtttcatTTCCGAGGTCTCTCCAAGAAACTCGGAGGCCTCCAGCAAGAATGATTATTCGCTGAAAAGGAACTATAGTTGGAATAtgtttaatagcttttaatatTGTTATATGTGactttctattgagacctcttAATCTACTCACTAGACCTCCCTCAATTTTTAGTTATTCAATGACATATGTATCCTTATACAAAAAGACTATTAAAGACAGCAAACtaataaggaaaatatttttttttctctgcaaaGATTTATAATAATAGAAACACATTTACAGTactttaattattcatttccattttagttctcatttcatatttctcattttctttgtttataaaatcttttaaaaaagaaaaaatcaagagaGAAATGCATTCAAAACTACTTGgcaaattatataaaaataaaactatgatacaAAGGTCTTTTTCTTGAGGAACATGAAACGGGGGATAGAGAGCCCTCATGTTAACTAACCAAATAAGTTTGTGAAGCGGCATataagacaaaaataaataataaaagaacaGATCGTGAACAAATTTAATATTGCAACCTATCTAAATTCCAGCATGCAACCATAAACCATAAAAACTAAGCTttgaaaatccataattaagcaTGAAATAGTAGGCTTGAAAAACCCCTGATAAATTTATGTTAATTAGTTATACTAtcttttttcaataattatctcagattttttttttaacaatgtcaagtttattttgtggtaaataaataattatgggaGCACTGACTCATCTTTAATGCTcccaaaaattttcttttataagTAAGGTTAAGTTAGGTATATGAAAGAGGTTTACTTATTAGCAaatttactttttaaaaagcaAATAGGAGGTGTAAATAGATaagaggtcaaatgagcaaatatgGAGGTCCCAAAAGAAAAACTCTTGTTATAAATTACGCATTACAAAATTTTTATGATTGTTCATATTGTTTCATGGTAATTAATagatagaaagaaaataaaaactagtatgatatatataaaccctaaTTGGAATCTTCTTCTACAAGCTTGACTACTAGCAATTTTGCATTACAAAATTCTTAtgattgtatatgttgtttCATGATAACTAATGGAGAGAAAATAACAACAATGGAGTACTTTTGTTTTGATAGTGTCTACGACTCGATGACTtagcagagctctgctagggtttgtgaAAGGCCGCCCATGGGTTGGCGTTTCTATACTTCCCTCCATCTCAGATGGAGCAAATTTCCAGCCATAGTGTCTCAGTTGGCGTGTACGGTCGAGGCCATACcctccttttttccttttatctcCAAGATGTCGATATTCACCAATCGGATTGATCCGGCGGCACTTTCTCTTCCTCTGATTGCCATGCTTAGGGGAATGAGCTTGTCCTCGGTTCGCTGCTCTATTGGATTAGTGGCTGCGGGTGGCCGGAGGGTTTGGGATCCAGGGCTTCTGTAGGCGTCATGGTGTCGGGCAAGGCTAAAATTGGATTTGCTAGACAGATTGGGTCTGATGGCGATGCAACTAGGTGAGAGGCTTACATAGGGCCGTTGCTTGACCATGATTACAGGTGGTGGGAGGATGGCAGATCGACAGCCAGAATCTGGCCTTGGCTTTGGGGTTCGCTGCCTTGCAGCTTTGATCGGAGGGGTTGGGTTGGGCTGAGAAACAACCTACTTCTGGTTTTTCATGGAAACCACCCAAAGTCTGGTGGGGAAGGTGGCAGCGCATTGAATCGAGTGGCCGGAACTGGGTCCGGCTTTCTCCGGCTAGAGATGGCGGAACAGGTGAGACCAAGGCAGGTTTGGGTGCCCAGCAGTGGATTTGGGCTTCTTTTTGTTTGGGCCTTGTGTTTTTTTTGGATCcgcatttgggatccaggagacTTTTTCGGGACGCTGTTTTCTGCTACACTTTGGATTTGGAATTGCGGCAACTTACGTAGAAAATTGCTCTCTACTCAACGTATTATTTTGCGTGGGGTGGGCAAGGTCGGTCACACTATCGCCGGTTaccttgatagaaggttaccctctattcgACGTATTTTTTTGCGTGGAAGTATGGTCGACCATACTATTGGTACCATTTTACATAGCCCGAACTCTGTCTGGTGcctcatcaaatgcttaattgcatccctTCGTACCCTTGCTAGGTTTTATTTCCGATGCTTTATTGCGTCTAGTATTTCTTttgctattttattttttgatgtagtttctacatctataagttgtaatttttcttatggttattattaataaaatggttGACTACTCtctaaaaaaaacaacaatgtaGTTATAAACCTAGTTGGGATCCTCataatgtgttcttgattattttcaaCAATCTTGACTACCagcaattttgaataacaaaattgTTAAGATTGTCAtgataataattgaaagaaaattaaaattattatgaTGATTTTGATAATTAAATGCATTTAAATTCATTATGATATATATAGAATGTTGTGATTATGATAAAGATTGGCATGATGATTTtcatattaatttatatatagtgatttcatatagaattttgagatttgaggatAATTCAGGTAGTTTGAGTGGTGtatttaataaaataatataataagaAATCAAAtaggtggtgtattaagtaagaggtgtgtattaagtatttaAAGATGTGCGAATAAAATTTCCCATTAAATAATGAATTTTTATATGGAAAAACTGTTCTCCAACCTCGTTTGAACTTTGAACGAAACCTTCAAATTTTCAGATGTGGACTAATACCGTTATGTGAAACATTATAAAAATTGAAGCAGTGGAGGGAAGAGAAATATGTAAAAATTAGATTAAATGGATTCGATTCCCTCCCCTCCCCCCACTTGAACAAAAAAGTACAAAGAGATGAGAAAACAAAATACTTTCACAAAATTAGATTATCCACAAGACGCTGCTTCTCCCGAACCCCTCCACAGTCGTCGAACATAGATGAGATACCCAAATTTGAGATTCTGTGGCCAATAAGCTTCCACCACGCCGAGTTTATATGACAAAACGTTTACCCCTCTCCTCTGTTTCCCACAAAACTAGAAGTCTAGAACCGAAAAGAAAAAGGCAAAAACAGAACATGGACACCGTCGTCTCCAATTCAGCACTACTATCCAAACCACCCTTCCCTCCAGTCCGTTCAGTTACTTGCAACTCTTATTCACCAACCACTTCTCTCAATCTCTCGTCAAAGAAGCACTTCTCCAGCTTGTTCTACACCCAAAAGAAACAAGTTGGTCATCGCAACTCTTCTTGTACAGCTCCCAAGTTTTCAATTGCTTCAAGTGCTGCTATTCAGGAAATCAACGAGACCCAGTTTCGGGATACGGTTCTTAACTCGGACCGTCCGGTTCTTGTCGAGTTTGTTGCCAACTGGTGCGGTCCTTGCCGCTTAATTTC belongs to Rosa chinensis cultivar Old Blush chromosome 4, RchiOBHm-V2, whole genome shotgun sequence and includes:
- the LOC112195960 gene encoding thioredoxin X, chloroplastic is translated as MTKRLPLSSVSHKTRSLEPKRKRQKQNMDTVVSNSALLSKPPFPPVRSVTCNSYSPTTSLNLSSKKHFSSLFYTQKKQVGHRNSSCTAPKFSIASSAAIQEINETQFRDTVLNSDRPVLVEFVANWCGPCRLISPAMEWVAQEYKDRLAVVKIDHDANPRLIEEYKVYGLPALILFKNGQEVPESRREGAITKVKLKEYVDAFLESISVA